A region of Moorena producens PAL-8-15-08-1 DNA encodes the following proteins:
- a CDS encoding pentapeptide repeat-containing protein, whose amino-acid sequence MKKIGGAELLEQYARGRRDFSGVDISEADLFEANIQGIDLTSSNLKKTYLPYSNLSQAKLQQAQLQAVQLSDAQLYQTNLSGADLQNANLFRANLRRANLQGANLAGANLQAADLRDTDLSHANLSHANLSNANLKRAILTKAQLRGCNLFRAENVDLCDAYLDSSTIYPDGHRADLSE is encoded by the coding sequence ATGAAAAAGATTGGTGGAGCCGAGTTACTTGAACAATATGCTAGGGGTAGACGAGACTTTAGTGGAGTAGATATCAGTGAAGCTGACCTGTTTGAAGCAAATATACAAGGAATTGACCTGACCAGCAGCAATCTTAAAAAGACTTACCTGCCCTACTCTAATCTAAGTCAAGCCAAGTTGCAGCAAGCTCAACTTCAAGCAGTTCAGTTAAGTGATGCCCAACTCTACCAGACCAATCTCTCTGGGGCGGATCTTCAGAATGCCAATCTGTTCAGAGCAAATCTACGTCGTGCCAATTTACAGGGCGCAAATCTAGCTGGTGCCAATCTCCAAGCAGCGGACTTGAGGGACACTGACCTTAGCCATGCCAATCTCAGCCATGCCAATTTGAGTAATGCTAACCTGAAAAGAGCTATCCTTACTAAGGCACAGTTGAGGGGTTGCAACTTATTTCGAGCCGAAAACGTCGATCTTTGTGATGCCTACTTGGATAGTTCCACGATTTATCCTGATGGCCACAGAGCAGATCTGTCTGAGTGA
- a CDS encoding alkaline phosphatase PhoX: MTLSRRHFFALASASTASVILASPLKEVFAKKALGKSFRAKGFGSLQPDPNQLLDLPAGFSYKVLSRTGDTMSDSNLVPGRPDGMAAFPAPAGNTVLVRNHELSPHQLDKHGLVAVEYIKYDPMCLGGTTTLVVGANGQLVKQYTSLAGTERNCSGGPTPWGSWITCEESTVTPTTYPVDDPRSVSMKHGYNFEVPITGQVVQAEPLVAMGRFNHEAVAVDPNTGIVYQTEDRMDGLFYRFIPKEPGNLKAGGVLEALKIKGTFQKITVKNFPVGKPMAVEWVRIEDVDPKGDTVRVEGFAKGATQFTRGEGAWYGNNEVYFTCTSGGSLNPKTGWANGAGQVWRYVPGSTPQEGGTIELFVESHDRSLLEHPDNVTISPSGDLILCEDGGGDQFLVGVNPKGELYQLARNAINNSEFAGACFSPNGRTMFVNIQEPGITFAIQGPWV, encoded by the coding sequence ATGACTTTATCACGACGTCACTTCTTTGCCTTAGCCAGTGCTAGCACCGCCAGTGTAATTCTGGCATCCCCGTTGAAAGAGGTTTTTGCCAAGAAGGCCCTTGGTAAATCATTTCGAGCTAAAGGTTTCGGGTCACTTCAGCCAGACCCTAATCAATTATTAGACCTGCCAGCCGGATTTAGCTATAAAGTTTTATCCCGCACAGGTGACACCATGAGTGATAGCAATTTGGTGCCTGGTAGACCCGATGGCATGGCGGCTTTTCCTGCACCGGCAGGCAATACTGTCCTGGTGCGCAATCATGAACTTAGCCCCCATCAACTGGATAAACATGGATTGGTAGCAGTAGAGTATATCAAGTATGACCCCATGTGTCTGGGTGGGACCACAACACTAGTAGTGGGAGCCAATGGTCAACTGGTCAAACAGTACACGTCCCTGGCTGGTACTGAACGAAACTGTAGTGGTGGACCAACCCCTTGGGGTTCATGGATTACTTGTGAAGAAAGCACCGTTACTCCCACCACTTATCCGGTAGATGACCCCAGAAGTGTTTCGATGAAGCACGGCTATAACTTTGAAGTGCCCATTACCGGTCAAGTAGTGCAAGCTGAGCCTCTAGTGGCAATGGGCCGTTTTAACCATGAAGCCGTTGCAGTAGATCCCAATACTGGGATTGTTTATCAGACTGAAGACAGGATGGATGGCCTGTTCTATCGCTTTATTCCCAAGGAACCAGGGAACTTAAAAGCAGGGGGTGTCTTAGAGGCATTAAAGATCAAGGGAACATTTCAGAAAATCACGGTTAAAAACTTCCCTGTCGGTAAGCCCATGGCAGTGGAATGGGTTCGGATTGAGGATGTAGACCCCAAAGGAGATACTGTGCGGGTTGAAGGTTTTGCGAAAGGAGCAACCCAATTTACCCGGGGAGAAGGGGCATGGTACGGTAATAATGAAGTTTACTTTACCTGTACTAGTGGTGGTTCGTTAAATCCAAAGACTGGATGGGCCAATGGAGCTGGTCAAGTCTGGCGCTATGTTCCTGGTAGCACTCCCCAAGAGGGTGGCACCATTGAACTGTTTGTTGAGTCCCATGACCGCAGCTTACTAGAACACCCAGATAATGTGACCATTAGTCCTTCTGGGGATCTCATCCTCTGTGAAGATGGTGGTGGTGACCAATTCCTAGTTGGGGTTAATCCTAAAGGTGAGCTTTACCAGTTGGCACGGAATGCGATTAACAACAGTGAGTTTGCTGGTGCTTGCTTCTCACCCAATGGTCGGACCATGTTCGTGAACATTCAAGAGCCTGGTATCACATTCGCAATTCAGGGCCCTTGGGTTTAG
- a CDS encoding thioesterase II family protein: MTTTNSWITRPKPNPKARLRLFCFPFAGGGASSFRTWPDQLAADIEVCPVELPGRGKRLREPLFTGILPMIETLTPALLPYLDIPFAFFGHSLGTIISFELARQLRREKAQSPRHLFISGRRAPQVPARKRPLHNLPKSELIEELRQYNGTPETVLANQELMELFLPILRADFGMNETYTYTSEPPLNCPISVFGGLEDTDANSDELAAWGDQTSSTFTIHMFPGGHFFFNNKKECNQLLELITKFAIA, from the coding sequence ATGACTACTACTAACTCTTGGATCACTCGCCCAAAACCAAATCCTAAAGCCCGCCTGCGTCTATTTTGCTTTCCTTTTGCTGGTGGTGGTGCTTCTAGCTTTCGCACTTGGCCAGACCAATTGGCAGCGGATATCGAAGTCTGCCCAGTGGAACTGCCTGGACGGGGCAAGCGACTGCGGGAACCCCTGTTTACTGGTATATTGCCTATGATTGAAACCCTAACACCAGCGTTACTGCCCTATCTCGATATCCCCTTTGCCTTTTTTGGTCACAGTCTTGGAACAATAATCAGTTTTGAATTAGCCCGTCAACTCCGGCGCGAAAAAGCCCAGAGTCCTCGACACCTGTTCATTTCTGGTCGCCGCGCTCCTCAAGTACCTGCTCGAAAACGTCCCCTTCATAACTTGCCCAAGTCTGAGTTGATCGAAGAATTGCGTCAATATAATGGCACACCAGAGACTGTGCTAGCAAACCAGGAGCTAATGGAGCTGTTTCTACCGATCCTGCGAGCTGATTTCGGGATGAACGAAACCTATACCTACACTAGCGAACCCCCACTTAATTGTCCCATATCTGTTTTCGGAGGTTTGGAGGATACCGACGCCAACAGTGATGAGCTTGCGGCCTGGGGTGACCAAACCAGTAGCACTTTCACGATACACATGTTTCCTGGTGGCCATTTCTTTTTTAATAATAAAAAGGAGTGTAATCAGCTTTTGGAGCTAATCACAAAGTTTGCGATCGCATAA